In a single window of the Papaver somniferum cultivar HN1 chromosome 8, ASM357369v1, whole genome shotgun sequence genome:
- the LOC113301358 gene encoding uncharacterized protein LOC113301358, with translation METMKLQTLQTTQKFCEFQLSYNESLQELQRNIDNIRSGTNQIQEEWNKEEVQTHSNIPMEANIEYDESEEDECFNVDNEGVTSSTLDRDNDHSPIQKEEVESRNTKVINGKTYVVYESDDDYDFFVNNTRISEIAYTLNEKSTCDEDRKDYDDLLGADFDSDDEDLEVIQETDEEWLVKSLNENCDTCDIGESMDFFRNTEDPKMREIMEGLSNPLHESLSNDDPPKLEVVSQRVGNPCFRKIPHLRLELCASKVFSVFLTSKYPPSYVFESNTM, from the exons ATGGAAACTATGAAATTG CAAACACTTCAAACAACACAAAAATTTTGTGAATTTCAGCTGAGTTACAATGaatcactccaagaacttcaacGGAATATAGACAACATCAGAAGTGGCACGAATCAAATTCAAGAAGAATGGAACAAGGAAGAGGTTCAAACTCATTctaatattcccatggaagcCAATATAGAGTATGATGAATCCGAAGAAGACGAATGCTTTAATGTTGATAATGAAGGTGTAACTAGCTCAACTCTTGATCgtgataatgatcattcgcctattcaaaaggaagaagttgagtctagAAACACTAAAGTTATTAatggtaagacttatgttgtgtatgagagcgatgatgattatgacttctttgtgaATAACACCCGTATTTCAGAGATTGCAtatactttgaatgagaagtcaacttgtgaTGAAGACCGTAAGGATTACGATGACTTACTTGGAGCAGATTTTGATTCCGATGACGAAGATTTGGAAGTTATACaagaaactgatgaagaatggcTCGTAAAGAGTTTGAATGAGAATTGCGATACTTGTGATATAGGAGAATCAATGGACTTTTTCAGAAATACCGAGGATCCCAAAATGCGTGAGATTAtggaaggtttgtctaaccctttacaTGAATCTTtatctaatgatgatcctcccaaACTTGAAGTAGTTTCTCAAAGAGTTGGGAATCcatgttttaggaaaatacctcatttgaggctagaattatgtgcttctaaagttttttctgtttttcttacttccaagtatccaccatcatatgtgtttgagtctaacaccatgtAG
- the LOC113302481 gene encoding gibberellin 3-beta-dioxygenase 1-like has translation MKSISEAYKDHPINLHNIIPIDFKKVHELPDSHTWPSLGQDSISDTSHDQVIPIIDIEDPNIVKLIGHACETWGAFQITNHGISISFLDEVESQSRNLFTQPSQQKLKALRTPDSVGGYGRPRMQPFFPKFLWQEGFTVVDQSATVDQTSKIWPNGDHTPFCHVMEEHQKKSKDLANRLLGLMLDSLEITKDDLRITLLGSSSSPEDLKSEAPHTALQLNSYPACPDPNKAMGLASHTDTSLFTILYQSSRSRGLQIKVDGFGWVTVPPVPGAFVVNIGDLLDILTNGRFPSAVHRAIVNQSHHRISIGYFYGPPCNSKIAPIPKLVDSNHPIRYRDMTWREYIGIKAKHFEKSLSFAAVNPEIRTNAQS, from the exons ATGAAATCTATATCAGAAGCTTATAAAGATCATCCTATAAACCTCCATAACATCATCCCAATCGATTTCAAAAAAGTTCATGAGTTACCAGATTCTCACACATGGCCGTCTCTCGGTCAAGACTCTATATCTGATACCAGTCATGATCAAGTTATACCTATTATAGACATCGAAGATCCTAATATTGTGAAGCTTATAGGTCATGCTTGTGAGACATGGGGTGCCTTTCAAATTACAAACCATGGaatttctatatcttttcttgATGAAGTTGAATCTCAGAGTAGAAATCTATTTACACAACCTTCACAACAAAAACTCAAGGCTCTTCGAACGCCGGATTCTGTTGGTGGATACGGTCGTCCTCGTATGCAACCTTTCTTCCCCAAGTTTTTATGGCAGGAAGGGTTTACCGTCGTTGATCAATCGGCTACTGTTGATCAGACTTCGAAAATTTGGCCTAATGGTGATCATACTCCATTTTG TCATgtaatggaagaacaccaaaagAAGTCAAAAGATCTAGCCAACCGTCTGCTTGGTTTGATGCTTGACTCGTTAGAGATTACGAAAGACGATCTGCGGATAACATTGCTAGGCTCTTCCTCATCACCGGAGGATCTTAAATCCGAAGCGCCACACACTGCACTCCAACTGAATTCATACCCAGCTTGTCCAGATCCTAACAAAGCTATGGGTTTAGCATCACATACTGATACTTCTTTATTCACAATCCTATATCAAAGTAGCAGATCAAGAGGTCTTCAAATTAAAGTAGATGGGTTCGGTTGGGTTACGGTTCCACCGGTACCTGGTGCATTTGTTGTTAATATCGGCGATCTTCTTGATATTCTGACAAACGGTAGGTTCCCGTCAGCTGTGCATCGTGCCATTGTAAACCAAAGTCATCATAGGATATCCATCGGGTACTTTTACGGGCCACCATGCAATTCAAAAATCGCACCAATTCCTAAACTTGTCGACTCTAATCATCCTATCCGGTATAGGGACATGACTTGGAGAGAGTATATTGGTATCAAGGCCAAACATTTTGAGAAATCTCTTTCTTTTGCCGCTGTTAATCCAGAGATTCGCACAAATGCTCAATCATAA